GCACAAAATACACAAGATACCGAGGCAATGTTAAGCATTGTTTCAAGTTCTTGGATGGCTTTGTATCTTATTAAACTTCTCTATCAATGGCTTTTTGTGCATTTTTATGGGGCTACTATAGGAAAAATAGTGGTGAGAATCCGCGTTATAGAAGTTGAATTGCTGGATAATCCTAAGATGGGACAGGCGTTTGTGCGATCTTGTTTTAGGCTTTTGAGTGAAATTTTAATGTATTTGCCCTTTTTATTAGTCTTTGAAAATAGAATCAAACAGGCTTTACACGATAAAGTTGCAAAAACTATTGTGGTTAATCTTTAAAGTATGTCTGTGATGATAAAAAAGGAAATTTTTGCGTTTAGTGTGATTGCGGCTTTAGCTTTGATTCCAAGTCATATGGAGGCAAGAGCGGCTATTAAGCAATTTAATAATAAGCAAGAATCGATTTTTGAGTTTTTAGCCGATGATATGGAATATAGCAAAACACAGATTATTGGCAAAGGTCATGTAACTATTATTAATCTTGATTATTTTGTTACTGCAAATAAAGCTATTTATGATACACAGAATCGGGAGATTATTTTAAGTGGAAATGTTAATGCCTATAAAGGAAATTCATTTTATTTAAAATCTAAGGAAGTTAAAATTAAGCTTCAAGAAGATTATTCTTTTTTGGAGCCTTTTTATTTGCAGGATTCTGAAAGCGGTTTGTGGGTGGATTCTCAAAGTGCAGAATTTAATAACAATGTTTATCAAATCAAAGAGGCTAATGTTTCTACTTGTAGCGTGAATAATCCTATTTGGAAAATTAAAGCTAAAGAGGGGGAATATGATGCCAATAAAGAATGGCTAACCATTTGGCATCCGCACCTTTGTATTTATGATGTGCCTGTGCTTTATTTTCCTTATTTGTCTTTTTCACTAGGCTATAAGAGAAAATCAGGTTTGCTTTATCCTATTGTTGGGAATTCTGGTGATGATGGATTGATTTATTCGCAACCTATTTTTATAGCACCAGATGATAATTGGGATATGACTTTTACACCACAAATTCGAACTAAAAGGGGTGGTGGATTTTATAATGAATTTCGTATTATTGATGATAAAGATGAGATTTTATGGGCTAATTTAGGCTTTTTTGCTAATAGTAGATCTTATCAACAAACTTATGACTTAGAGAATCGTAATCATTATGGATTCCAATTGAAATATGGTCGAGAGAATCTCTTTGCTAAGGAATCTAATTACTTTTATGAAGATGGATTGTATCTTGATATTTCACAGATTTCAGATATTGATTATTTTAGATTGCAAGATGAGAATGCTCAAAATATTGCAGATTTGCAAGGAAATTTACTCACTTCTAGAATGAATTATTATCTAAAAAGTAGCAAAGATTATTTAGGATTTTCTGCAAGGTATTATTCGGATTTGGAGCAAACAAGTAATGCTCGCACTTTGCAAACTTTACCGCAGATTCAATACCATCGCCAAATTGAAAATATTTTAGTAGATAATTTGTATTATGACTTTGATTATAAGGCAAATCACTTCACGCGTCCTATTGGTTATAGGGCTATTCAACAAGAAGCCAAGTTGCCGATTATTTACACACAGAGTTTATGGAATGATTTTGCGAATTTTTCATTTTCTCCTACTTTTTATGGCACAAGTGTAGATTATTCTAATGTAGAGAGAGGATTGAATTTAAAAAATGGAAGATATTTAAGTCAATATTATCAAATCAAACTCAATACAGATTTGGTTAAAAAATATGATCATTTTGGACACACACTTAGTTTAGAAGCAGAATATATTTTGCCAGGTTTTGAAGATAAAACAGGAGATTTTACAAACTTTTTTACTTTGCCTGGGGATAGGCAAGAATTTAGAGTAAAAGGAACACAAAATTTTTATACTTTAGATAATTCTTTGATTCTCTCTCACAAGATGGAGCAATATTTTTATTTTGAAGATAGTGGAGAAGAGTTAGGAGAATTAGAAAATGAAGTGCAATATTTTTTAAATCATCAATGGAGTTTTTTAAGCGATATTTTTTATTCACACAAAAGAGGAAGAATCTCTGAAGCAACACACCAAATAAATTATGAAAGTGATTATATTAATGCAAGTTTTG
This portion of the Helicobacter canadensis MIT 98-5491 genome encodes:
- a CDS encoding RDD family protein produces the protein MDIEKIEETLAREEIKLAPLWKRFVAFMVDDLLVSMILIGINWDRIAQNTQDTEAMLSIVSSSWMALYLIKLLYQWLFVHFYGATIGKIVVRIRVIEVELLDNPKMGQAFVRSCFRLLSEILMYLPFLLVFENRIKQALHDKVAKTIVVNL
- a CDS encoding LPS-assembly protein LptD encodes the protein MIKKEIFAFSVIAALALIPSHMEARAAIKQFNNKQESIFEFLADDMEYSKTQIIGKGHVTIINLDYFVTANKAIYDTQNREIILSGNVNAYKGNSFYLKSKEVKIKLQEDYSFLEPFYLQDSESGLWVDSQSAEFNNNVYQIKEANVSTCSVNNPIWKIKAKEGEYDANKEWLTIWHPHLCIYDVPVLYFPYLSFSLGYKRKSGLLYPIVGNSGDDGLIYSQPIFIAPDDNWDMTFTPQIRTKRGGGFYNEFRIIDDKDEILWANLGFFANSRSYQQTYDLENRNHYGFQLKYGRENLFAKESNYFYEDGLYLDISQISDIDYFRLQDENAQNIADLQGNLLTSRMNYYLKSSKDYLGFSARYYSDLEQTSNARTLQTLPQIQYHRQIENILVDNLYYDFDYKANHFTRPIGYRAIQQEAKLPIIYTQSLWNDFANFSFSPTFYGTSVDYSNVERGLNLKNGRYLSQYYQIKLNTDLVKKYDHFGHTLSLEAEYILPGFEDKTGDFTNFFTLPGDRQEFRVKGTQNFYTLDNSLILSHKMEQYFYFEDSGEELGELENEVQYFLNHQWSFLSDIFYSHKRGRISEATHQINYESDYINASFGHFMRENFAHEDLLNGRFGEANYINAGFRKEFENFDLFASVGYDYKERYLKTWQVGIDTQIRCFSFGIKYVSEIYPMLTSRGAEARDDKYVLLTIKFIPLLSSDVKLGN